One window of Dermacentor albipictus isolate Rhodes 1998 colony chromosome 9, USDA_Dalb.pri_finalv2, whole genome shotgun sequence genomic DNA carries:
- the LOC139049900 gene encoding protein LZIC-like, with protein sequence MASRGQTETSKLKERLEEQLDRLMAQLGDLEECRAELDEDEYEETKRETLEQLREFQLSLAKIVSGDMTLVDQLSGMQLAIQAAISDAFRTPEVIRMFAKKQPDQLRERLSQLQRDAKIGRLTEDELAPQKLEILAALKKLKASLLPEEEHYLEKHASKALLDFDQVGEDSADASRLLDVAGSQIKAAAQR encoded by the exons ATGGCGTCGCGCGGTCAAACCGAAACGAGCAAGCTGAAGGAACGGCTCGAAGAGCAGCTCGATCGGCTTATGGCACAGCTGGGCGACCTCGAAGAGTGCCGCGCCGAGCTCGACGAGGACGAGTACGAGGAGACCAAGCGCGAGACGCTAGAACAGCTGCGAGAGTTCCAGCTGTCTCTGGCCAAGATCGTCTCCGGAGACATGACTCTCGTGGACCAGCTGAGCGGCATGCAGCTCGCCATACAG GCGGCCATTAGCGACGCATTCCGGACGCCCGAGGTGATCAGGATGTTCGCCAAGAAGCAGCCAGACCAGCTACGCGAGCGCCTGTCGCAGCTGCAGAGGGATGCCAAGATTGGCCGGCTCACCGAGGACGAGCTGGCACCGCAGAAGCTCGAGATCCTCGCCGCTCTCAAGAAGCTCAAGGCCAGCCTGCTTCCCGAAGAGGAGCACTACCTCGAGAAGCACGCTAGCAAGGCGCTGCTCGACTTTGACCAGGTCGGCGAAGACTCGGCGGATGCGAGCAGACTGCTTGACGTGGCAGGCTCCCAAATCAAGGCTGCTGCGCAGCGATGA